From a single Halichoerus grypus unplaced genomic scaffold, mHalGry1.hap1.1 HAP1_SCAFFOLD_164, whole genome shotgun sequence genomic region:
- the LOC144380778 gene encoding B-cell receptor-associated protein 31 has product MSLQWTAVATFLYAEVFAVLLLCIPFISPKRWQKIFKSRLVELVVTYGNTFFVVLIVILVLLVIDAVREIRKYDDVTEKVNLQNNPGAVEHFHMKLFRAQRNLYIAGFSLLLSL; this is encoded by the exons ATGAGTCTGCAGTGGACTGCAGTCGCCACCTTCCTCTATGCAGAGGTCTTTGCTGTGCTGCTTCTCTGCATTCCCTTCATTTCTCCCAAAAG ATGGCAGAAGATTTTCAAGTCCCGCCTGGTGGAGTTGGTAGTGACTTATGGCAACACCTTCTTTGTAGTCCTCATTGTCATCCTTGTGCTGCTGGTTATTG ACGCTGTACGTGAGATCCGGAAGTATGACGACGTGACAGAGAAGGTGAACCTGCAGAATAACCCCGGGGCCGTGGAGCACTTCCACATGAAGCTTTTCCGTGCCCAGCGGAATCTCTATATTGCTGGCTTTTCTTTGCTGCTCTCCTTGTGA